A section of the Akkermansia muciniphila genome encodes:
- a CDS encoding MBL fold metallo-hydrolase, whose product MNILFLGTGTSTGVPQIGCSCAVCTSPDPRNKRLRSSIYVEAAGTRILLDSSPDLRQQALRENITDVDAVLYTHAHVDHVGGFDDLRAFCWRRSGGLPLYASPQTMEALRTMYGWAFEPKTARSGYVRPEPHEVTEPFRVGSVLVTPLPVMHAGVETYAYVLEAEGQRLAYMPDVKSIPEATLEAMKGVDLLIIDGLRYHLHPTHLCLEESLAAIAAIRPRRAVLTHMSHDMDYHILSGKLPENVIPAYDGLRLSLP is encoded by the coding sequence ATGAACATTCTCTTTCTGGGTACCGGGACGTCCACCGGAGTTCCCCAGATAGGTTGCTCCTGTGCGGTCTGCACATCGCCGGATCCCAGGAACAAGCGGTTGCGTTCTTCGATTTACGTGGAAGCCGCGGGCACCCGCATTCTGCTGGATTCCTCCCCGGACCTGCGTCAGCAGGCCCTGCGGGAAAACATCACGGACGTGGACGCTGTGCTGTACACGCACGCCCATGTGGACCATGTGGGCGGGTTTGACGATCTGCGCGCCTTCTGCTGGCGCAGGTCCGGCGGCCTGCCCCTGTACGCTTCCCCGCAGACAATGGAGGCCCTGCGGACCATGTACGGCTGGGCGTTTGAACCGAAAACGGCCCGGAGCGGCTACGTCAGGCCGGAACCTCACGAGGTGACGGAGCCGTTCCGCGTAGGGAGCGTGCTGGTGACGCCTCTTCCCGTAATGCATGCCGGGGTGGAGACTTATGCCTACGTGCTGGAGGCGGAAGGGCAGCGGCTGGCATACATGCCGGATGTGAAAAGCATTCCGGAGGCCACCCTGGAGGCCATGAAAGGGGTTGACCTGCTGATCATTGACGGCTTGCGCTATCATCTGCACCCCACGCATCTGTGCCTGGAGGAATCCCTGGCCGCCATTGCCGCCATCCGGCCCCGGCGCGCCGTGCTGACCCACATGTCCCATGACATGGATTACCATATTCTTTCCGGCAAACTGCCGGAAAATGTCATTCCGGCCTACGACGGCCTGAGGCTGTCCCTGCCGTAA
- a CDS encoding WecB/TagA/CpsF family glycosyltransferase, whose translation MTAPNDPDQPGARIPCQTRKVFGFPVAVSSVEELSRALAEHAPEAQAPCLVAAADVHVMTLGVHDPDYGAVLEKMDVVCPDGMPVVWKLNQGLSAGERAAERVSGPDLMEALVRANAAYPELRHFLLGGDEEMLEVLGSVLKEKHPAFHLAGAYSPPFHSWTEEDRRAMREAIASSGANVVWVGLGCPKQERWMAEQKELLPPAVYVGVGAAFAFHAGTVKRAPRWMQRNGLEWLYRIYREPGRLLKRYVKHNSLFVWYVLTGR comes from the coding sequence ATGACTGCTCCAAACGATCCTGACCAGCCCGGCGCACGGATTCCATGCCAGACCAGGAAGGTGTTCGGCTTTCCCGTGGCCGTCAGTTCCGTGGAGGAATTGAGCCGCGCCCTGGCGGAGCATGCGCCGGAAGCGCAGGCCCCGTGCCTGGTAGCCGCCGCGGATGTGCATGTGATGACCCTCGGCGTGCATGATCCGGATTACGGAGCCGTGCTGGAAAAGATGGACGTGGTTTGCCCGGACGGCATGCCCGTGGTGTGGAAGCTGAACCAGGGGCTTTCCGCCGGGGAAAGGGCCGCTGAACGCGTAAGCGGGCCGGATTTGATGGAAGCCCTGGTCAGGGCGAATGCCGCCTATCCGGAACTGCGCCATTTTCTGCTGGGCGGGGATGAAGAAATGCTGGAGGTTCTGGGCTCCGTATTGAAGGAGAAGCACCCCGCTTTCCATCTGGCCGGTGCCTATTCCCCTCCCTTCCATTCCTGGACGGAGGAAGACCGGAGGGCCATGAGGGAGGCCATCGCCTCAAGCGGGGCCAATGTGGTCTGGGTGGGCCTGGGCTGCCCCAAGCAGGAACGGTGGATGGCGGAACAGAAGGAGCTGCTGCCCCCGGCGGTTTATGTGGGGGTGGGGGCCGCATTTGCCTTTCATGCCGGAACGGTGAAACGCGCTCCCCGGTGGATGCAGAGGAACGGCCTGGAATGGCTGTACCGCATTTACCGGGAACCGGGACGGCTGCTCAAGCGTTACGTGAAACATAACAGCCTGTTCGTGTGGTACGTGCTGACGGGGAGGTAA
- a CDS encoding MmcQ/YjbR family DNA-binding protein encodes MFFRRISRKTWYEKAVERVFRDRRLCEEKLLPFGCVHGENGFTYRAKLLNGRRRMEFEIHADGSVSVVMHDADGKDILQSAQAADRLQERALRREYEEELWHVAECCFEPDFFKGGPARSLITHVREVYGDELEFLWRKSPGSAIVRRKDTEKWYAVFLAVPRLKLGGSSKERVEVLNLRVCPGELDGLVDHRSRFPAYHMNKKNWVSLCLDGAVPFEELAARLETSRRLAGK; translated from the coding sequence ATGTTCTTTCGCCGCATTTCCCGGAAAACCTGGTATGAAAAAGCCGTGGAACGCGTTTTCAGGGACAGGAGGCTGTGTGAGGAAAAGCTGCTTCCCTTCGGCTGCGTTCACGGGGAAAATGGTTTTACATACCGGGCAAAACTGCTGAATGGCCGGCGCCGCATGGAATTTGAAATACACGCGGACGGTTCCGTCAGTGTGGTGATGCATGATGCGGACGGGAAGGACATCCTGCAATCAGCTCAGGCGGCGGACAGGTTGCAGGAAAGGGCGCTGCGCAGGGAATATGAGGAAGAGCTGTGGCATGTGGCGGAATGCTGCTTTGAGCCCGATTTCTTCAAGGGAGGTCCCGCCCGGAGCCTCATCACCCATGTCCGGGAGGTTTACGGGGACGAACTGGAATTCCTGTGGCGCAAGTCGCCGGGGAGCGCCATCGTACGCCGGAAGGACACGGAAAAATGGTATGCCGTTTTCCTGGCCGTGCCGCGGTTGAAACTGGGCGGCAGTTCCAAGGAAAGGGTGGAGGTGCTGAATTTGCGGGTTTGCCCCGGCGAGCTTGACGGCCTTGTGGACCATCGCAGCCGTTTTCCGGCCTACCACATGAATAAGAAAAACTGGGTAAGCCTCTGTCTGGACGGCGCCGTTCCTTTTGAGGAACTGGCCGCGCGCCTGGAGACCAGCCGCCGGCTTGCCGGAAAGTGA
- a CDS encoding LpxI family protein, giving the protein MTTDPPVLGLVAGDGLYPEYIVRGARRRTPELRIVAVGFKGETNPAVIPLCDVYKEFSVGQLSKPFSFLKKNGVQNVIMAGGINPKNILSLRPDLRALSVLMRMPEKNADSLLGAVITEAEKEGFTILPAFTYMEEHMPQPGHIAGPRPTPEQWEDAVFGMQMAKEITRLHIGQSVIVHHGTVVAVEAIEGTNNCIRRGGELGNGKPATLAKVARLGHDMRFDIPTIGPVTIQTCAECGIRQIALEAGKTILLERDRVEQLCKKHKISLHALQLPEQGGPSPADRPA; this is encoded by the coding sequence ATGACGACAGACCCGCCCGTATTAGGCCTGGTAGCCGGAGACGGCCTCTACCCGGAATACATTGTCCGGGGGGCGCGCCGCCGGACGCCGGAGCTGCGCATTGTGGCCGTGGGCTTCAAGGGGGAGACCAATCCCGCCGTCATCCCCCTGTGCGATGTCTACAAGGAGTTCAGCGTGGGGCAGCTCAGCAAGCCGTTCTCCTTCCTGAAAAAGAACGGCGTGCAGAACGTCATCATGGCCGGAGGCATCAACCCGAAGAATATTCTTTCCCTCCGTCCGGACCTGCGCGCCCTTTCCGTACTGATGCGCATGCCGGAGAAAAATGCGGATTCCCTGCTGGGGGCCGTCATCACGGAGGCGGAAAAGGAAGGCTTCACCATCCTGCCCGCCTTCACGTACATGGAAGAGCACATGCCGCAGCCGGGCCACATCGCCGGACCGCGGCCCACGCCCGAACAATGGGAGGACGCCGTCTTCGGCATGCAGATGGCCAAGGAAATCACGCGCCTCCACATCGGGCAGTCCGTCATTGTGCACCATGGCACCGTGGTGGCCGTGGAAGCCATTGAAGGCACCAACAACTGCATCCGCCGCGGCGGCGAGCTGGGCAACGGCAAACCCGCTACGCTGGCCAAAGTGGCCCGCCTGGGGCATGACATGCGCTTTGACATTCCCACCATCGGCCCCGTCACCATCCAGACGTGCGCGGAATGCGGCATCAGGCAAATCGCCCTGGAAGCGGGAAAAACCATCCTGCTGGAACGTGACAGGGTGGAGCAGCTCTGCAAAAAGCACAAGATCAGCCTGCACGCCCTCCAGCTCCCGGAACAGGGCGGCCCTTCCCCGGCAGACCGGCCTGCATAA
- a CDS encoding 2-oxo acid dehydrogenase subunit E2: MPKVPILMPQLGDSIAEATVLRLLAAQGDTVEADQEIFEVETNKATMGVTTMCGGVLSDVFIKEGESVVVGACMAMIDATEEEIERSGATPAGESPSLPASPESVPQPVPAPASQEDKPAGVHFGVTGESYQENGTDLKVQPSVRGLPVPAGMKGAHYMSPRMKARMDELGMSASDIAFISGSGAGGRVTIDDLEEFLEYVSQWPHRKASSMRLAVADAMRRSWTRPLASAGRPVFMDPLIKHRQHSPLRPGITLYFARALALALAESPECAGYLVGENILSPKTIDIGIAAQVADGVMVPVLRRVNERTMEELLEDYNRLIAQARRRRLAPEDSTGGIATVTNFGGFGLTFAAPMPMPSESLILGVGAVTKTPVWSDEVEAFIPISKANIVATGDHRVVDGADIGRLLKRVAELLQRPEYL; the protein is encoded by the coding sequence ATGCCTAAAGTACCCATTCTGATGCCCCAGCTCGGGGATTCCATTGCGGAAGCCACCGTGCTGCGCCTGCTGGCGGCCCAGGGCGATACCGTAGAAGCCGACCAGGAAATCTTTGAGGTAGAGACCAACAAGGCCACCATGGGCGTTACCACCATGTGCGGCGGCGTCCTGAGCGATGTGTTTATCAAGGAAGGGGAATCCGTCGTGGTCGGCGCCTGCATGGCCATGATTGATGCCACGGAGGAGGAGATTGAGCGTTCCGGGGCTACTCCCGCCGGCGAATCGCCTTCCCTTCCGGCCAGTCCGGAATCCGTGCCTCAGCCCGTGCCCGCCCCAGCCAGCCAGGAGGACAAGCCCGCCGGGGTGCACTTCGGCGTGACGGGGGAATCCTACCAGGAAAACGGCACGGACCTGAAAGTCCAGCCCAGTGTGCGCGGCCTCCCGGTGCCTGCCGGCATGAAAGGCGCGCACTACATGTCCCCCCGGATGAAGGCGCGCATGGATGAACTGGGCATGAGCGCCTCGGACATCGCCTTCATCTCCGGTTCCGGAGCCGGAGGACGCGTCACCATTGACGATCTGGAAGAATTCCTGGAATACGTGAGCCAGTGGCCGCACCGCAAGGCCTCATCCATGCGGCTGGCCGTGGCGGACGCCATGCGCCGGAGCTGGACGCGCCCCCTGGCTTCCGCCGGGCGCCCGGTCTTCATGGACCCCCTGATCAAGCACAGGCAGCATTCCCCGCTGCGGCCCGGCATCACCCTGTACTTTGCCCGCGCCCTGGCCCTGGCCCTGGCGGAAAGCCCGGAATGCGCCGGCTACCTGGTGGGGGAAAACATCCTTTCCCCCAAGACCATTGACATCGGCATCGCCGCGCAGGTGGCGGACGGCGTCATGGTTCCCGTACTCCGCCGCGTGAACGAACGGACGATGGAAGAACTTCTGGAAGACTACAATCGGCTGATCGCTCAGGCGCGCCGCCGCAGGCTGGCCCCGGAAGACAGCACGGGAGGCATCGCCACGGTCACCAACTTCGGCGGCTTCGGCCTCACCTTTGCCGCGCCCATGCCCATGCCCAGCGAATCCCTCATCCTGGGGGTGGGCGCCGTTACCAAGACTCCGGTCTGGAGCGACGAGGTGGAGGCGTTCATTCCCATTTCCAAGGCCAACATCGTGGCTACGGGGGACCACCGCGTGGTGGACGGCGCGGACATCGGCCGCCTGCTCAAGCGCGTGGCGGAACTTCTCCAGCGCCCGGAATACCTGTAA
- a CDS encoding alpha-ketoacid dehydrogenase subunit beta, translating to MSVTYIDAIHDAQKDLLTEDKDVFLYGQDIGVFGGAFKATKGLKELFPDRVIDAPISEDAMAGMVTGAAVMGKKPIMEVQFADFSTIAFNQIVNMAATHYYRTGIPANITVRLPCGGTPGTGPFHSQSLEALFAHYPGLHVMTPATVADAYWMLRQAVEVPDPVIFLEHKFLYRWLKAEDNYREAPVVPFGMARIARTGKHATVVAYSAMVPEAVRAADLLAKESGYEVEVVDLRTVRPLDMDTVIASVARTGRVLVIGEDFPWGGVTAEVVSRIVAEGFHLLDAPPQRLNARDTPIPQHPNLWKAHRPTMESIAASIRHLLSI from the coding sequence ATGAGCGTAACATACATTGATGCCATTCACGACGCCCAGAAAGACCTGCTGACGGAAGACAAGGACGTTTTCCTGTACGGGCAGGACATAGGCGTTTTCGGCGGCGCTTTTAAAGCGACCAAGGGCCTCAAGGAGCTCTTCCCGGACCGGGTGATTGACGCCCCCATCAGTGAGGACGCCATGGCCGGCATGGTCACCGGAGCCGCCGTCATGGGCAAGAAGCCCATCATGGAGGTCCAGTTTGCGGACTTCAGCACCATCGCCTTCAACCAGATCGTCAACATGGCGGCCACCCATTACTACCGCACGGGCATTCCGGCCAATATCACGGTGCGCCTGCCCTGCGGCGGAACGCCCGGCACGGGCCCCTTCCACAGCCAGAGCCTGGAAGCCCTGTTTGCCCATTATCCGGGCCTGCACGTGATGACCCCGGCCACGGTGGCCGACGCCTACTGGATGCTGCGCCAGGCCGTGGAAGTGCCTGATCCCGTGATCTTTCTGGAACACAAGTTCCTGTACCGCTGGCTGAAGGCGGAGGACAACTACCGGGAAGCCCCGGTCGTCCCCTTCGGCATGGCCCGCATCGCCCGCACCGGAAAGCACGCCACCGTGGTGGCTTACAGCGCCATGGTGCCGGAAGCCGTGCGTGCGGCGGACCTGCTCGCCAAGGAGAGCGGTTATGAAGTGGAAGTAGTGGACCTCCGCACGGTGCGCCCGCTGGACATGGATACCGTCATCGCCTCCGTAGCGCGCACCGGACGCGTCCTGGTCATCGGGGAAGACTTCCCGTGGGGAGGCGTCACGGCGGAAGTGGTTTCCCGCATTGTAGCGGAGGGGTTCCATCTGCTGGACGCCCCGCCCCAGCGGCTCAACGCCAGGGACACCCCCATTCCCCAGCATCCCAACCTCTGGAAGGCCCACCGCCCCACGATGGAATCCATCGCGGCCTCCATCCGTCACCTTTTATCCATCTGA
- a CDS encoding thiamine pyrophosphate-dependent dehydrogenase E1 component subunit alpha: MAHCDTKQPDLKESAVKAYKAMLLARAFDTKISSLYKAGKITGGVYLGRGHEAIAACGGVFLTAGHDVIAPFIREQAARIAWGEPIIEAARSYLGSALGYMKGRDGNVHRGLPAEGYMAPISHLGSTVAFVIGCLFAKRLDGKLPGPVGVAFCGDGTTSTGAFHEAANMANVEHLPLVLVVTNNRFAYSTPNVREFGEASLADRGRGYGFTVHETDGTDFMSTLETFRTAVSNAREGLGPQWVLAKTLRMCGHGEHDDASYIPRELKEEYNKKDPVLVAERQLLEAGWLTPEEVADLKKQYADEVQLAVATAQREPEPDPFREDWNATVWRPY; encoded by the coding sequence GTGGCACATTGCGACACTAAACAACCGGACCTGAAGGAAAGCGCCGTCAAGGCTTACAAGGCCATGTTGCTGGCGCGGGCTTTTGACACGAAAATTTCCAGCCTGTATAAAGCGGGCAAAATCACGGGCGGCGTTTACCTGGGCCGCGGCCATGAAGCGATTGCCGCCTGCGGCGGCGTTTTCCTGACTGCCGGGCATGATGTGATCGCCCCGTTCATCCGGGAACAGGCGGCGCGCATCGCCTGGGGGGAACCGATTATTGAAGCGGCGCGCTCCTACCTGGGCTCCGCCCTGGGCTACATGAAGGGAAGGGACGGGAACGTGCACCGCGGGCTCCCGGCGGAAGGGTACATGGCCCCCATCAGCCATTTGGGCAGCACGGTTGCCTTCGTCATCGGCTGCCTGTTTGCCAAGCGGCTGGACGGCAAGCTGCCCGGCCCCGTGGGCGTGGCCTTCTGCGGAGACGGCACCACCTCCACCGGGGCCTTCCATGAAGCGGCCAACATGGCGAACGTGGAACATCTGCCGCTGGTGCTCGTGGTGACCAACAATCGATTTGCCTATTCCACGCCTAATGTCCGGGAATTCGGGGAAGCCTCCCTGGCGGACAGGGGCCGCGGCTACGGCTTCACCGTGCATGAAACGGACGGCACGGATTTCATGTCCACGCTGGAAACGTTCCGCACCGCCGTCAGCAACGCGAGGGAGGGCCTGGGCCCCCAGTGGGTGCTTGCCAAGACCCTGCGCATGTGCGGCCACGGCGAACATGACGACGCCTCCTACATCCCCAGGGAGCTGAAGGAGGAGTATAACAAAAAAGACCCCGTGCTCGTCGCGGAGCGCCAGCTTCTGGAAGCCGGATGGCTGACGCCGGAAGAAGTGGCGGACCTGAAAAAGCAGTATGCCGATGAAGTGCAGCTGGCCGTGGCTACCGCCCAGCGGGAACCGGAGCCGGACCCCTTCCGGGAAGACTGGAACGCCACGGTATGGAGACCTTATTAA
- a CDS encoding MerR family transcriptional regulator gives MDKQNLLTIGSLSKQTGVHIKSLRYYEQLGILRPAHTDPDTGYRYYTLSQIPVVDAIRACIFLDIPLKEFTTFLTKDQQRIHYKKLISHGTMLAHQKIRDIQEKLRLLEKFQKQMDRMEGFQHSEGQTVHALPEKYCWAVPYAGKQHSPDYNILITRMFEDISRNNLRLGAEAGLLSFHRSAGTEQFLYVEVEARKKDARQLKEIMRLPAASFLCAITQESGIGKAPLVFPELFALGYDKIIMETELFSGDYDVVHPKFELRCSLPPEEK, from the coding sequence ATGGACAAGCAGAATTTACTCACTATCGGCAGCCTGTCCAAACAGACCGGCGTGCATATCAAATCCCTCCGGTATTACGAACAGCTGGGCATTCTGCGCCCGGCCCATACGGACCCGGATACCGGGTACCGTTATTACACCCTTTCCCAGATTCCCGTGGTGGACGCCATCCGCGCCTGCATCTTTCTGGATATTCCCCTGAAGGAGTTCACCACCTTTCTGACCAAGGACCAGCAGAGAATCCACTACAAAAAGCTGATTTCCCACGGCACCATGCTGGCGCACCAGAAAATCAGGGACATTCAGGAGAAACTGCGCTTGCTGGAAAAATTCCAGAAGCAGATGGACCGGATGGAAGGCTTCCAGCACAGCGAGGGGCAGACCGTCCACGCACTGCCGGAAAAATATTGCTGGGCGGTGCCCTATGCCGGGAAACAGCACAGCCCTGATTACAATATCCTCATTACCCGCATGTTTGAAGACATCAGCCGCAATAACCTGCGTCTGGGCGCGGAAGCCGGGCTCCTTTCCTTCCACCGGAGCGCAGGAACGGAACAGTTCCTGTACGTGGAGGTGGAGGCGAGAAAGAAAGACGCCCGGCAGCTGAAAGAAATCATGCGCCTGCCTGCCGCCTCCTTCCTCTGCGCCATCACGCAGGAAAGCGGCATCGGAAAAGCCCCTCTCGTCTTTCCGGAACTTTTTGCACTGGGGTATGATAAAATCATCATGGAAACGGAGTTGTTTTCCGGAGATTACGATGTGGTCCACCCCAAATTCGAACTGAGATGCTCCCTCCCCCCGGAAGAGAAGTGA
- a CDS encoding efflux RND transporter periplasmic adaptor subunit produces the protein MKTTCLLFLCSSLLAVLPSCRQEDENQAAGPPAGMVPEVAVLTAHGTQVPVTANLPGRMEAYLQAEVRARVTGIIQERCYQEGQTVRPGDLLFKIDPAPLQAVLDECKATVARAKAVLADAEDKAARYSSLVAKGAVSVREHKQARAEEDRARAEYAAAAASLEQARLNLEYTRVEAPISGRVRRALVTEGAFANQNEFTHLTTIEQIDPIYVRFSQPASQYSSLRRAVVSGLWKGVPLEDIKVRLLLSNGEEYPHSGKIIFSDMAVDPNTDTIEMRAQFPNPDYELLPGAYVRVVFDKAVRDNVFAIPRDAVIRTAQGASVFVVGRDGALEMRPVKADTLNGREWLVSEGLKDGDKVVVSHIMSLRPGMQVRTAAPQPQSNSQQ, from the coding sequence ATGAAAACGACTTGTCTTCTCTTTCTCTGCTCCTCTCTTCTGGCGGTTCTGCCCTCCTGCCGTCAGGAGGATGAAAACCAGGCCGCCGGACCTCCCGCAGGCATGGTGCCGGAAGTAGCCGTGCTGACGGCTCACGGCACGCAGGTCCCCGTAACCGCCAATCTTCCCGGCCGCATGGAGGCCTACCTGCAGGCGGAAGTCCGCGCCCGCGTGACCGGAATCATCCAGGAACGCTGCTACCAGGAAGGGCAGACGGTCCGGCCCGGCGATCTTCTCTTCAAAATAGACCCCGCGCCCCTTCAGGCCGTTCTGGATGAATGCAAGGCAACGGTGGCCCGCGCCAAGGCGGTGCTGGCGGACGCGGAGGACAAGGCCGCGCGCTATTCCTCCCTTGTCGCCAAGGGGGCCGTCAGCGTGCGCGAGCACAAGCAGGCCAGGGCGGAGGAAGACCGCGCCAGGGCGGAGTACGCCGCCGCCGCCGCATCCCTGGAGCAGGCTCGCCTGAATCTGGAGTACACCCGGGTGGAGGCTCCCATCTCCGGCCGCGTGCGCCGCGCGCTGGTGACGGAAGGGGCGTTTGCCAACCAGAATGAATTCACGCACCTGACCACCATTGAGCAGATAGACCCCATTTACGTGCGGTTCAGCCAGCCGGCCTCCCAGTACAGCAGCCTGCGCCGGGCCGTGGTGTCCGGCCTGTGGAAGGGGGTGCCGCTGGAGGACATCAAGGTGCGCCTGTTGCTCTCCAACGGGGAGGAATACCCCCATTCCGGCAAGATCATCTTCTCCGACATGGCGGTGGATCCGAATACGGATACCATTGAAATGCGCGCCCAGTTCCCCAACCCGGACTATGAGCTTCTTCCCGGAGCCTATGTGCGCGTGGTATTTGACAAGGCGGTGCGCGACAACGTGTTCGCCATCCCCCGTGACGCCGTCATCCGCACCGCGCAGGGCGCCTCCGTCTTTGTGGTGGGCCGGGACGGCGCGCTGGAAATGCGCCCCGTCAAGGCGGATACGCTGAATGGCCGGGAATGGCTGGTTTCCGAAGGCCTCAAGGACGGGGACAAGGTGGTGGTCAGCCACATCATGTCCCTCAGGCCCGGCATGCAGGTCCGCACCGCCGCGCCCCAGCCGCAATCCAACTCCCAGCAATAA